The Geobacter sp. AOG2 genome includes a window with the following:
- a CDS encoding OmpH family outer membrane protein codes for MPTILKMCLIITLALSLPNLAAAADAPPTAVAKPAALPEPLQKAPAVSAAETKPSDAAVRQMTKIGSVDLVRIGTETLQGKAIEAKLKGMKDKFQGRVDAKRKQLDKLRASLEAKLPTLSQTQREAKAREFQKKVEEFQKFGKQMEEELYTTQEKETKTLYDATEAAAVAYGKANGFAVIVIKKELLYVGSNIDAQDVTDAIIKAMDEATKKK; via the coding sequence ATGCCGACTATCTTGAAAATGTGCCTCATCATCACCCTGGCCCTGAGCCTCCCGAACCTGGCGGCAGCGGCGGATGCACCGCCGACCGCCGTTGCCAAGCCCGCCGCACTGCCTGAACCATTACAGAAAGCTCCTGCTGTTTCCGCGGCGGAAACCAAACCCTCCGACGCCGCAGTACGCCAGATGACCAAGATCGGTTCCGTGGACCTGGTCCGCATCGGCACTGAAACCCTGCAAGGCAAGGCGATTGAGGCCAAGCTCAAAGGAATGAAGGACAAGTTTCAGGGCCGGGTCGATGCCAAGCGGAAGCAACTGGACAAACTGCGCGCCTCTCTCGAAGCCAAGCTGCCCACCCTCTCCCAGACTCAACGGGAGGCCAAAGCGAGGGAATTCCAGAAAAAGGTAGAGGAATTCCAGAAGTTCGGCAAGCAGATGGAAGAGGAACTCTACACAACCCAGGAGAAGGAAACCAAGACGCTTTACGACGCGACCGAAGCCGCAGCAGTTGCCTACGGCAAGGCCAACGGCTTTGCCGTCATCGTCATCAAAAAGGAACTGCTCTATGTGGGCAGCAACATAGATGCCCAGGATGTGACCGACGCCATTATCAAGGCAATGGACGAGGCTACCAAGAAGAAATAG
- a CDS encoding ribbon-helix-helix protein, CopG family, which translates to MGRMRENPRYNVISMRISDEEREQLESLMSKTKKSVSDIMREAMEYFSAQHEQQTGLKQKAA; encoded by the coding sequence ATGGGCAGAATGAGAGAAAATCCGCGTTACAACGTAATCTCCATGAGGATCAGCGACGAAGAACGCGAGCAACTGGAAAGCCTGATGAGCAAAACCAAAAAGAGCGTATCCGATATCATGCGCGAGGCCATGGAATACTTCTCGGCCCAGCATGAGCAGCAGACAGGCCTGAAGCAGAAGGCAGCCTAA
- a CDS encoding TIGR03960 family B12-binding radical SAM protein, translating to MNLLAVEKPARYMGGEMGSIRKDEADLRFALAFPDVYEVGMSHLGLRILYHILNAVDGIAAERVFAPWPDMESQLEAAGSPLATQESATPLAACHIVGFTLQYELSYTNILNMLRLAGIPLLVEERRETFPLIIGGGPCAYNPEPLAPFFDAFLLGDGEEAVLEIAEAVRLAKRSGEGKKALLERLAAIEGVYVPSFFEPRYHPDGSIAEIIPLKAGQTQVRRRFLADLDTAPYPDAPVVPFMKTIHDRVAVEIARGCTRGCRFCQAGYIYRPVRERSPATVLELVEKSLEATGYDEISLLSLSSGDYSCIAPLLTGLMARYAQDRVAVSLPSLRVGTLTEELIDEIKKVRKTGFTLAPEAGSERMRAVINKGISEADLLEGAANVYRAGWRLIKLYFMIGLPGETLDDVLEIAALARRVKDQAKAVGVSGEVNVSVSSFVPKAHTPFQWEPQISQDEIRERQGLLRGDLKRRKLHFKWQDAPLSFMEGVFARGDRRLAPVLVRAVELGCRFDGWGEHFSPARWQQAFADCGIRPEWYLRRRSLDEVLPWDHLDCGVTREFLLAERERAFGESATEDCRHGRCSACGVCDFSAVATRLSPHDTLPPLAAAVATEPVPARVRLRFSKTGAMRFLSHLELITVFTRAVSRAGVPILFSQGFHPHPKFSFATATSVGIESNAEYMDMLVAAGISAQEVQRRLNLVLPEGLQVLEAELVDVKSPSLSPQMAATHYRITLNKTLSGDLSEKCELFLAHDSFVIQRIKKGERQTIDLRRETVSLVAGNGSIELVAGRGKPVEYARAITGDDTLSMDDLRVEKLEVIFRPALPHD from the coding sequence ATGAATCTCCTTGCTGTTGAAAAGCCTGCCCGCTACATGGGTGGGGAGATGGGCTCCATTCGCAAGGATGAGGCTGATCTGCGTTTTGCCCTGGCCTTCCCGGACGTTTATGAGGTCGGGATGAGCCATTTGGGGCTGCGAATCCTGTATCATATCCTCAATGCCGTTGACGGGATTGCGGCCGAACGCGTCTTTGCCCCCTGGCCCGATATGGAGTCGCAGCTTGAGGCCGCCGGATCGCCCCTGGCGACCCAGGAAAGCGCCACGCCTTTGGCGGCCTGCCATATCGTCGGCTTTACCCTGCAGTACGAGCTTTCCTATACCAATATCCTCAACATGCTGCGTCTGGCCGGCATACCTCTGCTGGTCGAGGAGCGCCGTGAAACCTTTCCGCTGATTATTGGCGGCGGTCCGTGCGCCTATAATCCCGAACCGCTGGCGCCGTTCTTTGATGCCTTTCTGCTGGGCGACGGTGAAGAGGCGGTGCTGGAGATCGCCGAGGCGGTGCGTCTGGCAAAACGATCCGGTGAAGGGAAGAAGGCGCTCCTGGAGCGCCTGGCCGCCATCGAGGGGGTGTACGTCCCGTCGTTTTTCGAGCCTCGCTACCACCCGGATGGGAGCATCGCGGAGATAATCCCGCTCAAGGCCGGACAAACGCAGGTGCGTCGCCGTTTTCTCGCCGACCTGGACACCGCACCGTATCCCGATGCGCCGGTCGTCCCCTTCATGAAGACCATTCACGACCGGGTGGCGGTGGAGATCGCCCGCGGCTGCACCCGTGGCTGCCGCTTTTGCCAGGCCGGCTACATCTACCGGCCGGTGCGCGAGCGTTCGCCGGCAACCGTCCTGGAGTTGGTCGAAAAATCCCTGGAGGCCACCGGCTATGACGAAATTTCGCTCCTGTCGCTTTCTTCGGGGGATTACTCCTGTATCGCCCCGCTCCTGACAGGACTGATGGCGCGCTATGCCCAGGACAGGGTGGCAGTCTCCCTGCCGTCGCTCAGGGTTGGGACGCTGACCGAAGAGTTGATCGACGAGATCAAGAAGGTGCGTAAGACCGGATTCACCCTGGCCCCGGAAGCGGGGAGCGAACGGATGCGGGCCGTGATCAACAAAGGGATTTCCGAGGCCGACCTGCTGGAGGGCGCGGCCAATGTCTATCGGGCCGGATGGCGGCTCATCAAGCTCTACTTCATGATTGGCCTGCCCGGGGAGACCCTGGATGATGTGCTCGAGATTGCCGCCCTTGCGCGCCGGGTCAAGGACCAGGCCAAAGCGGTGGGTGTTTCGGGCGAGGTCAATGTATCGGTCAGCAGTTTTGTCCCCAAGGCCCATACGCCTTTCCAATGGGAGCCGCAGATTTCCCAGGACGAGATTCGGGAACGGCAAGGCCTGCTGCGTGGTGACCTGAAAAGGCGCAAGCTCCATTTCAAGTGGCAGGACGCCCCGCTTTCGTTCATGGAGGGGGTTTTTGCCCGGGGCGACCGGCGCCTGGCCCCGGTGCTGGTGCGGGCTGTGGAGCTTGGCTGCCGTTTTGACGGATGGGGAGAACATTTTTCTCCGGCACGCTGGCAACAGGCCTTTGCCGACTGCGGCATCCGGCCCGAGTGGTATCTGCGGCGGCGCTCACTGGATGAGGTCCTGCCGTGGGATCACCTCGATTGCGGTGTTACGCGGGAGTTCTTGTTGGCCGAGCGGGAGCGCGCCTTCGGCGAGTCCGCGACCGAGGATTGCCGTCATGGCCGTTGCAGTGCCTGCGGTGTCTGCGATTTCAGCGCTGTGGCGACGCGGCTTTCACCCCATGACACCCTGCCGCCGCTGGCCGCCGCGGTGGCAACTGAACCGGTCCCGGCCCGCGTCCGGCTCCGTTTTAGTAAGACCGGTGCCATGCGTTTTCTGAGCCACCTCGAACTGATTACCGTGTTCACGCGCGCCGTGAGCCGAGCGGGAGTGCCGATCCTTTTCTCGCAAGGTTTTCATCCCCATCCCAAATTCTCCTTTGCCACCGCCACCTCGGTTGGTATAGAATCCAACGCGGAATACATGGATATGCTCGTGGCGGCCGGTATCAGCGCTCAAGAGGTGCAGCGAAGGCTGAATCTGGTCCTGCCTGAAGGGCTGCAGGTCTTGGAGGCAGAGCTGGTAGACGTGAAATCACCATCCCTTTCGCCACAGATGGCGGCCACGCACTATCGGATAACCCTTAATAAGACACTCTCTGGGGACCTCTCCGAAAAGTGTGAGCTGTTTTTGGCACATGACAGTTTCGTTATTCAACGGATAAAAAAAGGCGAGCGCCAGACCATCGACCTGCGGCGTGAGACCGTGTCTCTGGTTGCCGGGAACGGCTCGATCGAGCTGGTTGCCGGCAGGGGCAAGCCGGTGGAATATGCCCGCGCCATCACCGGCGACGATACGCTCAGCATGGATGACCTGCGGGTGGAAAAGCTGGAGGTCATCTTTCGCCCGGCACTGCCACACGACTGA
- a CDS encoding sigma 54-interacting transcriptional regulator yields the protein MEPIITFKERCRLCYSCVRSCPVKAIKVDNGFAQIMYDRCIGCGNCLSCPQQAKAVVDRMGQTQELLTSGVPVVAVLGCSFPAFFHTITPGQLVAALKNLGFCEVHEGAYGARMIADSYRNVLQRIERPLISSHCPAVVSLIERHFPKLIPNLAGVVSPMIAMGRFIKDILGKETKVIYISTCIAGKFEVQAAESSSAIDVVLTYHEIDKFFKSRGINPASLTEAPFDGFDPGSARIFTLTGGPLKVFDIEPEFLDTDIISAEGENHAIDIIRDLAAGRISPSFVDLRLCDGGCVDGPARDRTLNHFFKRKLIVSYNNSSLPYKTAPHYRSTASMPNLMRPYSDKSRRLPSPDKDDIKRILHSTNKFTQSDELNCRACGYNTCREHAVAVFQGLADIEMCLPHNLQQVEDDRGRLMQKYELIRRELDRQLGDDPIVGNDSKIQEVLELIRQVGPTPTTVLIRGETGTGKELTARAIHRLSLRNDKPLVTVNCTTITDSLLESELFGHKKGAFTGAIGDKKGLFEAANGGTIFLDEIGDITPKLQAELLRVLDLGEVRPVGGAAPKKVDVRLIAATNKDLEQGIREGWFREDLYYRLNVFNIHLPPLRNRQESIPSLAEHFLDKARKKLNKNIAGIEERAVKAMQHYPWPGNIREMQNVIERSSVLSKGTIIRLENLPTIFADTYERCSNGEVNRRHASFKAERELHISRTEKNLIQRYLEETGGNVAKAARLANIPRRTFYRLLEKHGLDIAQRVRTKAAGQDPLE from the coding sequence ATGGAACCGATCATAACCTTTAAGGAGCGCTGCCGGCTCTGCTATTCCTGCGTGCGCAGTTGCCCGGTCAAGGCCATCAAGGTCGATAACGGCTTTGCCCAGATCATGTATGACCGTTGCATCGGCTGCGGCAACTGCCTGAGCTGCCCGCAACAGGCCAAGGCCGTGGTGGACAGGATGGGACAAACCCAGGAGTTGCTTACGTCGGGCGTGCCTGTCGTCGCGGTACTGGGGTGCTCCTTCCCGGCGTTCTTCCACACCATCACCCCCGGACAACTGGTGGCCGCCCTCAAGAACCTCGGCTTTTGCGAGGTGCACGAGGGGGCCTACGGCGCCCGCATGATCGCCGATAGTTACCGAAATGTGTTGCAGAGGATCGAGCGGCCGCTGATATCTTCGCACTGCCCGGCGGTGGTCAGCCTCATCGAACGCCATTTCCCCAAATTGATCCCGAACCTGGCAGGGGTCGTATCGCCCATGATCGCCATGGGACGCTTCATCAAGGACATCCTGGGCAAGGAAACCAAGGTCATCTATATCAGTACCTGCATCGCCGGTAAATTCGAGGTGCAGGCGGCCGAGTCGTCCAGCGCCATTGACGTGGTCCTCACCTACCACGAAATCGACAAGTTTTTCAAAAGCCGCGGCATCAACCCCGCATCCCTGACGGAAGCGCCGTTCGACGGCTTTGATCCGGGCAGCGCGCGCATCTTCACCCTCACTGGCGGACCGCTCAAGGTATTCGACATCGAACCGGAATTCCTGGATACCGACATCATCTCCGCCGAGGGAGAAAATCACGCCATCGACATCATTCGCGACCTCGCTGCGGGCCGCATCTCACCGTCCTTTGTGGATTTACGCCTCTGCGACGGAGGCTGCGTCGACGGCCCGGCCCGCGACCGCACCCTCAACCACTTTTTCAAGCGGAAACTGATCGTCAGCTACAACAACAGCTCGCTCCCCTATAAAACTGCGCCGCACTACCGCTCGACGGCATCCATGCCCAACCTGATGCGCCCCTACTCCGACAAGTCACGCAGGCTCCCCAGCCCGGACAAGGACGACATCAAGCGCATCCTGCACTCCACCAACAAGTTTACGCAAAGCGACGAGCTCAATTGCCGCGCCTGCGGCTATAACACCTGCCGGGAACATGCCGTGGCGGTCTTCCAGGGGTTGGCGGACATCGAAATGTGCCTCCCCCACAACCTGCAACAGGTTGAGGATGACCGGGGACGGCTGATGCAGAAATACGAGTTGATCCGGCGCGAGTTGGACCGGCAGCTCGGTGACGACCCGATTGTGGGAAATGACAGTAAAATCCAGGAGGTATTGGAGCTGATCCGTCAGGTGGGGCCGACACCTACCACAGTTCTCATCAGAGGAGAAACCGGCACCGGCAAGGAGCTGACGGCCCGGGCCATCCACCGCTTGAGCCTGCGCAACGACAAGCCGCTGGTAACGGTCAACTGTACGACCATTACCGATTCCCTGCTGGAAAGCGAACTGTTCGGTCACAAAAAAGGGGCATTCACCGGCGCTATCGGCGACAAGAAAGGGCTCTTCGAGGCAGCCAACGGAGGCACCATCTTCCTGGACGAGATCGGGGACATCACCCCCAAGCTACAGGCCGAACTGTTACGGGTCCTCGACCTGGGCGAGGTGCGGCCGGTGGGTGGCGCGGCGCCGAAAAAGGTCGATGTACGCCTGATTGCCGCCACCAACAAGGACCTGGAACAGGGCATTCGGGAAGGCTGGTTCCGCGAGGATCTCTACTACCGCCTGAACGTCTTCAACATCCATCTTCCGCCGCTTCGCAACCGGCAGGAGTCCATCCCGAGCCTGGCTGAACACTTCCTCGACAAGGCCCGCAAAAAGCTGAACAAGAATATCGCCGGCATCGAGGAGCGGGCCGTCAAGGCCATGCAGCACTACCCCTGGCCCGGCAATATCCGCGAAATGCAAAATGTTATCGAGCGCTCCTCGGTTCTTTCCAAAGGCACGATCATCCGGCTGGAGAACCTCCCCACCATCTTTGCGGACACCTACGAACGGTGCAGCAACGGGGAGGTCAACCGGCGCCACGCCTCTTTCAAGGCCGAACGGGAACTGCACATCAGCCGTACGGAAAAAAACCTGATCCAGCGGTATCTCGAGGAAACCGGCGGCAACGTGGCAAAGGCGGCAAGACTGGCAAACATCCCGCGCCGGACCTTCTACCGCCTTTTGGAAAAACATGGCCTTGATATCGCGCAACGGGTGCGGACCAAGGCAGCGGGACAAGACCCCTTGGAGTAG
- a CDS encoding Rne/Rng family ribonuclease, which produces MGVELVINAASHETRIALIENGTIAELYIERSRERGIVGNIYKGRVIRVLPGMQAAFVDIGLEKAAFLYVADVFDAIEEYESLLDEGKKEHEPSGERPESAHPDYKPLHPIEELLQEGQELLVQISKEPIGTKGARITSHISLPGRHLVYMPTVDHVGISRRIEDEVERERLREIVDRLKQSGSGYIVRTVSEGKSEEDLLSDMQYLSTLWAEIAKRKDKASAPSLIHSDLDVVQKVVRDIVTEQVDKIIVDSKPDFDRIVQFISTFMPKMKYSIELYDDEEPIFDHFGLEVEISRALGRKVWLKSGGYIIIEQTEALTAIDVNTGRFVGKHNLEDTILKTNLEAVKEIAYQLRLRNIGGIIIIDFIDMEKEVNRDKVFAALEEALKGDKSKSNILKISELGLVEMTRKRVRESIGRMMCEPCPYCEGRGYIKSKITVCHEIFRELRREMLDIKGTKATVSVHPQVADLLYDEERRGLEELEKRFKKRITVRAKPGFHQEQFEILIN; this is translated from the coding sequence ATGGGAGTAGAACTGGTTATCAATGCCGCCTCCCACGAGACGCGCATTGCACTGATTGAAAACGGCACCATTGCCGAGCTCTATATCGAGCGGAGCCGCGAACGGGGGATTGTCGGCAATATCTATAAAGGGCGGGTCATCAGGGTGCTTCCCGGGATGCAGGCCGCCTTTGTGGATATCGGCCTGGAGAAGGCGGCATTTTTGTATGTGGCGGATGTGTTTGACGCCATTGAGGAGTACGAATCGCTCCTTGACGAGGGCAAGAAGGAGCACGAACCGAGTGGCGAGCGGCCGGAATCCGCTCATCCCGATTATAAGCCGTTGCACCCCATCGAGGAACTGCTCCAGGAAGGACAGGAACTGCTGGTCCAGATATCCAAGGAACCGATCGGCACCAAGGGCGCACGCATTACCTCCCATATCTCCCTGCCGGGCCGCCACCTGGTGTATATGCCCACGGTGGACCATGTGGGCATCTCCCGCCGTATCGAGGATGAGGTGGAGCGGGAGCGGTTGCGGGAGATCGTCGACCGCCTCAAGCAGAGCGGTTCGGGGTATATTGTCAGGACGGTATCGGAAGGGAAGAGTGAAGAGGACCTGTTGTCGGACATGCAGTACCTTTCGACGCTGTGGGCTGAGATTGCCAAACGCAAGGACAAGGCTTCCGCTCCCTCCCTGATCCACTCCGACCTGGATGTGGTGCAGAAGGTGGTGCGGGATATCGTTACCGAGCAGGTGGACAAGATCATTGTGGACTCGAAGCCGGATTTTGACCGGATCGTCCAGTTCATCTCCACGTTCATGCCCAAGATGAAGTATTCCATTGAGTTGTACGACGATGAAGAGCCGATCTTTGATCATTTTGGCCTTGAAGTCGAGATCAGCCGCGCTCTGGGCAGAAAGGTCTGGCTGAAGAGCGGCGGTTACATCATTATCGAGCAGACCGAAGCGCTGACCGCCATCGACGTCAACACCGGGCGTTTCGTGGGCAAGCATAATCTTGAGGACACCATCCTCAAGACCAATCTGGAAGCGGTCAAGGAGATCGCTTATCAGCTCCGGCTGCGTAATATCGGCGGCATCATCATCATCGATTTCATCGACATGGAGAAAGAGGTCAACCGCGACAAGGTCTTTGCCGCGCTGGAGGAAGCCCTCAAGGGGGATAAGTCGAAGAGCAATATCCTCAAGATCTCCGAATTGGGGCTGGTGGAGATGACCCGCAAGCGCGTGCGGGAAAGCATCGGCAGAATGATGTGCGAACCGTGCCCCTACTGTGAAGGCCGCGGCTACATCAAGTCAAAGATCACCGTATGTCATGAAATCTTTCGGGAATTACGCCGCGAGATGCTGGACATCAAGGGGACCAAGGCCACGGTGTCGGTCCATCCGCAGGTGGCGGACCTGCTCTACGACGAGGAGCGGCGGGGCCTTGAAGAGTTGGAGAAGCGCTTCAAGAAACGTATTACGGTTCGGGCCAAGCCCGGTTTTCATCAGGAACAGTTCGAGATCCTGATCAATTAA